The following are from one region of the Gammaproteobacteria bacterium genome:
- a CDS encoding D-alanyl-D-alanine carboxypeptidase: MARYNAHFCRLQTPMKHLLFGLLLLYLAISSVSAQPQNISIAAKSYMLSDFQTGQVLAGQNEHERIEPASLTKLMTAYVVFSAIKQKQLALDQPIPVSESAWRMIGSRMFIEPSKQVTVDELIRGMIVQSGNDACIALAEAVAGSEAGFTDLMNKEAARLGMKNTHFTNSTGLPDPDHYTTAHDLTLLATAIIRDFPEFYPLYSQKEYTYNNITQPNRNRLLWIDPHVDGMKTGWTKTAGYCLITSAIRDKRRLISVVIGAKSANARSQESQRLLNHGFQFYDTLHLYKKNDSLTVIHLWKGAQNELKAGFDRDVYFTLPKGQGDKLKATMEYKQPLIAPVQLGQEVGTVKFTLDDKTIETYPLVALEKVDSANIIGRAWDSVKLLFN, from the coding sequence ATGGCACGCTATAATGCTCACTTTTGCAGACTTCAGACTCCTATGAAGCATTTATTATTCGGATTATTGTTGTTGTACCTCGCGATTTCGTCAGTATCCGCCCAGCCGCAAAACATCTCCATTGCAGCCAAATCTTACATGCTTTCGGATTTCCAGACCGGGCAGGTATTGGCCGGACAAAACGAACATGAACGCATTGAACCGGCTTCGCTGACAAAACTGATGACGGCGTATGTCGTATTCTCCGCGATCAAACAAAAGCAGCTGGCGCTGGATCAACCCATTCCGGTATCCGAAAGCGCTTGGCGCATGATCGGTTCGCGCATGTTCATAGAACCCAGTAAACAGGTCACCGTGGATGAATTGATTCGCGGCATGATCGTTCAATCCGGCAACGATGCATGTATCGCTTTGGCGGAAGCTGTCGCAGGTTCGGAAGCCGGTTTCACCGATCTGATGAACAAAGAAGCCGCCCGTTTGGGAATGAAGAACACCCACTTCACCAATTCGACCGGTTTGCCCGACCCTGATCACTACACCACGGCGCATGATCTGACGCTGCTGGCAACCGCCATCATCCGCGATTTCCCGGAGTTTTATCCGCTCTATTCACAGAAAGAATATACCTACAACAATATCACGCAGCCGAACAGAAACCGTTTGCTATGGATTGATCCGCATGTCGACGGCATGAAAACCGGCTGGACCAAAACCGCCGGTTATTGTTTGATCACTTCGGCGATTCGCGATAAGCGGCGGCTCATTTCGGTCGTGATCGGGGCAAAATCGGCCAATGCGCGCAGTCAGGAAAGCCAGCGTCTGCTCAATCACGGCTTCCAATTTTACGATACGCTGCATTTGTACAAAAAGAACGACTCGCTGACTGTCATTCATTTGTGGAAAGGCGCACAAAATGAGCTGAAAGCCGGATTCGACCGCGATGTCTATTTCACGCTTCCCAAAGGGCAAGGCGATAAGCTGAAAGCCACCATGGAATATAAACAGCCTTTAATTGCTCCGGTACAACTCGGTCAGGAAGTAGGTACGGTAAAATTCACACTGGATGACAAAACCATCGAAACCTATCCGCTGGTCGCGCTGGAGAAAGTTGACAGCGCGAACATCATCGGCCGCGCCTGGGATAGTGTAAAATTGCTTTTTAATTAA
- a CDS encoding DUF493 domain-containing protein produces MEQPSLIEYPCDFPIKIMGKAQQDFTQIALAIVKYHAPDFDTTTMAVKASKNGAYLSLTCTIRATSRAQLDALYQALSSHPMIAVVL; encoded by the coding sequence CTGGAACAGCCTTCACTGATCGAATATCCTTGCGACTTTCCCATCAAAATCATGGGCAAGGCGCAGCAAGATTTTACGCAAATTGCGCTGGCGATCGTTAAATATCACGCCCCCGATTTTGATACCACTACGATGGCAGTCAAGGCCAGCAAAAACGGCGCTTATTTAAGCCTTACCTGCACCATTCGCGCCACTTCCCGCGCGCAACTGGATGCTCTGTACCAGGCTTTATCTAGCCATCCCATGATTGCCGTGGTATTGTAA
- a CDS encoding zinc ribbon domain-containing protein, with translation MKYCSHCSATVELIVPEGDSLLRYVCTACKTIHYQNPKMVVGCIPEWEDKILLCRRAIEPRLGWWTLPAGFMENNETLAQAAARETLEEANARVEIGDLYAVYSLPHISQVYFLFRARLLDLDFKPGIESLEVKLVSEHEIPWEEMAFRVIQEPLKQYFKERGQGKLGFHMDIIDKPSGSS, from the coding sequence ATGAAATACTGCAGCCATTGCAGCGCCACCGTTGAATTGATCGTCCCGGAAGGTGATTCGCTGCTGCGCTACGTATGCACTGCGTGCAAAACCATTCACTATCAGAATCCGAAAATGGTGGTCGGCTGCATTCCGGAATGGGAAGACAAAATTTTATTGTGCCGCCGCGCCATTGAACCGCGTTTGGGCTGGTGGACCCTACCGGCCGGTTTTATGGAAAACAATGAAACACTGGCGCAAGCCGCGGCGCGCGAAACTCTGGAAGAAGCCAATGCACGCGTAGAAATCGGCGATTTATATGCCGTTTACAGCCTGCCGCATATCAGCCAGGTTTATTTTCTATTTCGCGCACGCTTGCTGGATCTCGATTTCAAGCCCGGTATCGAAAGCCTGGAAGTCAAATTGGTTTCCGAACATGAAATTCCTTGGGAAGAAATGGCATTTCGCGTCATCCAAGAACCGTTAAAGCAATATTTTAAGGAACGCGGACAAGGAAAACTGGGATTTCATATGGATATCATCGATAAACCATCCGGCAGCTCGTAA
- the lipB gene encoding lipoyl(octanoyl) transferase LipB, translating to MQNLSLSVSASQHFVVKTLGLCDYQTTWQAMKDFTHSRSEQTHDEIWLLQHPPVFTQGIAGKPEHLLHDHGIAVIKTDRGGQITYHGPGQIIAYVLLDIRRLKLGVRELVRRMENAVIGVLEDYHVKAAGRIEAPGVYVGNAKIASLGLKIKRSFCYHGIALNVDMDLTPFSYINPCGYQGLQVTQTKDLGIPDGVEILGTRLANQLQEQLLKKTINGTL from the coding sequence ATGCAGAATCTTTCCTTGTCTGTTTCCGCTTCACAGCATTTTGTCGTCAAAACATTGGGATTATGCGATTACCAGACAACCTGGCAAGCGATGAAGGATTTCACGCATAGCCGCAGCGAGCAAACCCATGATGAAATCTGGCTGTTGCAGCATCCGCCGGTTTTTACCCAAGGCATTGCCGGCAAACCCGAGCACTTGCTGCACGATCATGGAATTGCCGTCATTAAAACCGATCGCGGCGGCCAAATTACTTATCACGGACCGGGACAAATCATCGCTTACGTGCTGCTGGACATTCGCCGCTTGAAACTCGGTGTGCGCGAATTGGTCAGACGGATGGAAAACGCCGTGATCGGCGTGCTAGAAGACTATCACGTTAAAGCCGCAGGCCGCATTGAAGCTCCCGGGGTTTATGTGGGGAACGCCAAAATCGCGTCGCTGGGACTTAAAATCAAGCGCAGCTTCTGCTACCACGGCATTGCATTGAATGTGGATATGGATTTAACGCCGTTTTCGTACATCAATCCCTGCGGTTATCAAGGATTGCAAGTCACGCAAACCAAAGATCTGGGCATTCCCGACGGCGTGGAAATTCTAGGTACCAGACTGGCCAATCAATTACAAGAACAACTTCTCAAGAAAACAATCAACGGAACACTATGA
- a CDS encoding D-amino acid aminotransferase, with amino-acid sequence MIYLNGKFMPIEEACIPVLDRGFIFGDGVYEVIPAYSRKPFRLGKHLHRLQHSLDGIRLKNPFSNDEWKNLLEQVIAKNDGEDQYLYLHITRGVAKRDHAFPVNVPPTVFIMSNPLLPPPAELLVSGASAITALDNRWIRCDVKAISLLPNVLLRQLAVDVQALETILIRDGFLTEGAASNIFVVKNGVLLAPPKSNLMLPGITYDVVLELAAANRIPHEVRDISAAEVRTADEILLTSSTKEIMPITSLDNQPVGKGKPGELFARLHALYQDYKATNMRGHSCGCSDS; translated from the coding sequence ATGATATATCTGAACGGTAAGTTTATGCCCATTGAAGAAGCATGCATTCCTGTTCTGGACCGCGGCTTTATTTTCGGCGACGGTGTATACGAAGTGATTCCGGCTTACTCGCGCAAACCCTTCCGTCTGGGCAAACACCTCCATCGATTGCAGCACAGTCTGGACGGCATTCGCCTGAAAAATCCGTTCAGCAACGATGAATGGAAAAATCTGCTGGAGCAAGTCATCGCCAAAAATGATGGCGAGGATCAGTATCTCTACTTGCACATTACACGCGGCGTCGCCAAACGCGATCACGCATTTCCGGTCAATGTGCCGCCGACTGTTTTTATCATGAGCAATCCGCTGCTACCGCCGCCTGCGGAGCTGCTGGTCAGCGGTGCTTCGGCCATCACTGCGCTCGATAACCGCTGGATACGCTGCGATGTCAAGGCCATTTCACTGTTGCCAAATGTCCTATTGCGGCAATTGGCAGTGGATGTGCAGGCACTGGAAACGATCTTGATCCGCGACGGATTCCTGACCGAAGGTGCTGCCAGTAACATCTTCGTAGTCAAGAACGGCGTGCTGCTGGCACCACCGAAAAGTAATCTGATGCTGCCTGGTATCACATACGACGTGGTGCTCGAATTGGCGGCGGCGAATCGCATTCCGCACGAAGTGCGCGACATTTCTGCAGCGGAAGTACGCACCGCGGATGAAATCCTATTAACCTCCTCGACCAAGGAGATCATGCCGATCACGTCATTGGACAATCAACCGGTAGGAAAAGGCAAACCGGGTGAACTGTTCGCGCGCTTGCACGCTTTGTATCAGGACTATAAAGCCACCAACATGCGCGGTCATTCCTGCGGTTGCTCGGATTCATAG
- a CDS encoding hypoxanthine-guanine phosphoribosyltransferase: MMNAHQAVQILEAAELIYSEQIVAQTLQGLAADITRELSHQQPLILCVMTGAVIFTGQLLPQLCFPLDLDYVHLTRYGDALKGGDICWRIEPRESVRDRVILVLDDILDEGITLAAIRDKVLENGAKAFYSAVFAEKETGHPKPFKADFTGLTVPDRYVFGFGMDIHGAWRNLPAIYAVKD; this comes from the coding sequence ATGATGAATGCTCATCAAGCAGTGCAAATACTTGAAGCAGCCGAGTTAATTTATTCCGAGCAAATCGTTGCGCAAACGCTGCAAGGCCTGGCCGCCGATATCACGCGCGAATTATCGCATCAGCAACCGTTGATTTTGTGCGTGATGACCGGGGCAGTCATTTTTACCGGACAATTGCTGCCGCAGTTGTGCTTCCCGCTGGATTTGGATTATGTGCATTTGACGCGCTACGGCGATGCGCTAAAGGGCGGGGATATTTGCTGGCGCATCGAACCCAGGGAAAGTGTCAGGGATCGGGTTATTCTGGTGCTGGATGATATTCTCGACGAAGGCATCACCTTGGCCGCGATCCGTGACAAAGTGCTGGAGAACGGCGCAAAAGCATTTTATAGTGCGGTTTTTGCCGAGAAAGAAACCGGTCACCCCAAGCCGTTCAAAGCCGATTTTACCGGCTTGACGGTGCCGGACCGGTATGTATTCGGTTTTGGCATGGATATACATGGTGCGTGGCGGAATCTGCCCGCGATTTATGCAGTGAAAGACTGA
- a CDS encoding HTH domain-containing protein: protein MSTLSFLGQSQQSLVTALLRHRNGLTVDELSQLLSISRNAVNQHLSSLGNSGFIKSAMQESTGGRPSKIYSLSPSGLELFQRRYSFIAKLLLSWVDNNLGEQELQTCLQSLGEQMAGEFEHRVAEQLSPDDKLREVAAIMCELGYDASVKQNSENDAEIIANNCIFHQLAEERQGFCTLDLTFLTTLLKTDIRHKECIVRKGNYCCFAIAGHME from the coding sequence ATGTCCACCCTATCATTTCTCGGTCAAAGTCAACAATCATTAGTCACGGCTTTACTTCGCCACCGCAACGGACTGACGGTGGATGAATTGTCGCAATTATTGTCCATTTCCCGCAACGCGGTTAATCAGCACCTCTCCAGCCTGGGAAATAGCGGTTTCATAAAGAGCGCGATGCAGGAAAGCACCGGTGGCAGGCCGAGCAAAATTTATTCGTTGTCGCCGAGCGGTTTGGAGTTGTTCCAGAGGCGCTATTCGTTCATTGCAAAGTTATTGCTTTCCTGGGTTGACAACAATCTGGGCGAGCAGGAACTGCAAACATGCTTGCAATCACTGGGGGAACAGATGGCGGGAGAATTTGAACATCGCGTGGCGGAACAGTTATCGCCGGACGACAAGCTTCGCGAAGTTGCGGCAATCATGTGCGAGCTCGGTTACGACGCCAGTGTGAAGCAGAATTCGGAAAATGATGCCGAGATTATCGCCAACAATTGCATTTTTCATCAATTGGCCGAAGAACGCCAGGGATTTTGCACGCTCGATCTGACTTTCCTGACCACTTTACTAAAAACCGACATCCGGCATAAGGAATGCATCGTCAGAAAAGGAAATTACTGCTGTTTCGCGATTGCGGGTCATATGGAGTAA
- a CDS encoding S-methyl-5'-thioinosine phosphorylase yields the protein MLAIIGGSGLTQLSCLEISHRQIIRTPYGEPSGPLTFGKLHGVDIVFLARHGHGHTIPPHAINYRANLWALHSLKPAHVISVASVGGIRADLAPGKLVVPHQIIDYTYGRNFTFFEGKDQPVTHIDFTLPYSQQARALLLQAASAADEAVFDGGVYAATQGPRLETAAEVNRLERDGADMVGMTGMPETALARELGLSYATLAAVANHAAGRGSNVNAIPLEEIYVVLEQAMVRVRNILEHVAGCDGH from the coding sequence ATGCTGGCAATTATCGGCGGCAGCGGGTTGACGCAATTATCCTGTCTCGAAATATCGCACCGGCAAATCATCCGCACGCCGTACGGCGAACCTTCCGGACCGCTGACATTCGGCAAATTGCATGGTGTGGATATCGTATTTCTGGCGCGCCATGGCCACGGTCACACGATACCGCCGCACGCGATCAATTATCGTGCGAACTTATGGGCGCTGCATTCGCTAAAACCCGCGCACGTTATCTCGGTGGCTTCGGTCGGCGGTATCCGTGCCGATCTGGCGCCGGGCAAACTGGTGGTGCCACACCAGATTATCGACTACACCTATGGACGCAATTTCACATTTTTTGAAGGAAAGGATCAACCGGTGACGCATATTGATTTTACCCTCCCGTATAGCCAGCAGGCGCGCGCATTGTTGTTGCAAGCGGCGAGCGCTGCCGATGAAGCTGTTTTCGACGGTGGCGTTTATGCCGCAACCCAGGGACCGCGGCTTGAAACCGCTGCAGAAGTCAACCGGCTGGAACGCGACGGTGCCGATATGGTCGGTATGACCGGCATGCCGGAAACGGCTTTGGCGAGAGAATTGGGCTTGAGTTACGCTACCCTCGCGGCGGTCGCCAATCATGCCGCCGGGCGCGGTAGCAATGTGAATGCCATACCGCTGGAGGAAATCTATGTGGTTTTGGAACAGGCGATGGTGCGTGTCAGAAACATCTTGGAACATGTGGCGGGTTGCGATGGCCATTAG
- a CDS encoding DUF2231 domain-containing protein, whose product MKHPIHPMLVHFPIATWFLATIADIASLFTNEQVGWVAGVLLVIGTITALLAMMTGLLELGKIDQQNPAMKVANQHMILILTSWSCYAVSLFLRLNGTQLEQPGLIAIALSIIGFAFLCSAGWLGGKLVYEYGVGMQQKNQEISK is encoded by the coding sequence ATGAAACACCCTATCCACCCAATGCTGGTTCATTTCCCGATAGCGACCTGGTTTCTCGCGACCATAGCCGACATTGCCAGTTTATTCACCAATGAACAAGTCGGTTGGGTAGCTGGGGTGTTGCTGGTTATCGGAACAATCACCGCGTTGCTGGCCATGATGACCGGCCTGCTGGAGCTTGGAAAAATTGACCAGCAAAATCCGGCAATGAAGGTAGCCAATCAGCACATGATACTGATCTTGACCAGCTGGTCTTGTTATGCGGTCAGCTTATTTTTGCGTTTGAACGGTACTCAACTCGAACAGCCGGGATTGATTGCCATCGCCTTGTCGATTATAGGATTTGCTTTCCTTTGCAGTGCGGGGTGGCTGGGAGGCAAGCTGGTGTACGAGTACGGGGTTGGCATGCAGCAGAAAAATCAAGAAATCTCCAAATAA
- the ligA gene encoding NAD-dependent DNA ligase LigA, producing MLENIEKIKQHAETLRKEIELHNYRYYVLDNPSIPDAEYDRLLRELQQIEQDNPQLITAGSPTQRVGAAPLKVFAQVAHDIPMLSLSNAFEDGEVEAFDRRVREGLSIECVEYTAEPKFDGLAVSLRYENGVFKTGATRGDGYTGEDITLNLKTIRSIPLKLPMDDHPALLEVRGEVLMLKKDFLRLNQQQSTKGEKEFANPRNAAAGSLRQLDPGITATRRLTFFAYGIGQCDDAQLLQDTHYNMLRYLSSLHFPVSTECRVVTGLPGLLEYYRTIGAKRETLPYAIDGVVYKVNSLAFQEKLGFVSRAPRFAIAHKFPAQEAITQLLGIDVQVGRTGALTPVARLQPVFVGGVTVTNATLHNADEIARKDVRIGDTVIVRRAGDVIPEVVAVVTEKRPLGALVFTMPAHCPVCGAKAVRLPDEAVARCTGGLFCPAQRKQALLHFASRRAMDIDGLGEKLVEQMVDQAIVRTPADLYRLGIAALANLERMADKSASNIFNAIEKSKHTTLARFIYALGIRNVGEATAKDLAAHLGSLDRLMAVDSERLQQIPDVGPVVAQSIADFFAEAHNREVIEQLRASGVHWDEHAGKPVSTAAATPLGGKTFVLTGTLPTMSREQAKEKIEALGGKVSGSVSKKTDYVVVGADPGSKYDKAVNLGIPILDEAGLAALLEPLMAMREE from the coding sequence ATGCTTGAAAATATTGAGAAAATAAAACAGCACGCCGAGACGCTGCGAAAAGAAATCGAACTGCATAATTACCGTTATTATGTGCTCGATAATCCCTCCATTCCTGACGCCGAATACGATCGATTGCTGCGCGAGTTGCAGCAAATCGAGCAGGATAATCCGCAGCTGATCACCGCCGGTTCGCCGACACAACGCGTCGGTGCCGCGCCGCTCAAGGTATTTGCACAAGTTGCACACGATATTCCGATGCTGTCGCTGAGTAATGCGTTTGAAGACGGCGAAGTCGAAGCCTTCGACCGGCGTGTGCGCGAAGGTTTGTCCATCGAGTGTGTGGAATATACCGCCGAACCGAAATTTGACGGATTGGCCGTCAGTTTGCGCTATGAAAACGGTGTGTTCAAAACCGGCGCAACACGCGGTGATGGTTATACCGGCGAAGACATCACGCTGAACCTGAAGACGATCCGGTCGATTCCGTTGAAGTTGCCGATGGATGATCATCCCGCGTTGCTGGAAGTGCGCGGCGAAGTATTGATGCTGAAAAAAGATTTTCTGCGATTGAATCAGCAGCAATCGACAAAAGGCGAGAAAGAATTCGCCAATCCGCGTAACGCCGCTGCGGGCTCGCTGCGTCAACTCGATCCCGGCATAACGGCAACCCGGCGCCTCACTTTTTTCGCTTATGGCATCGGGCAATGCGATGATGCGCAGTTGCTGCAGGATACGCATTACAACATGCTGCGCTATCTATCTTCGTTACATTTTCCAGTATCGACGGAATGCCGGGTGGTTACGGGATTACCGGGATTGCTGGAGTATTACCGGACGATCGGCGCCAAGCGTGAAACGCTGCCGTATGCCATCGATGGTGTGGTGTATAAGGTCAATTCATTAGCATTTCAAGAGAAACTTGGTTTTGTCTCGCGCGCACCGCGTTTCGCCATCGCGCACAAATTTCCGGCGCAGGAAGCGATAACGCAATTGCTCGGTATCGATGTGCAGGTCGGCCGCACCGGTGCATTGACACCGGTTGCGCGGCTGCAACCGGTGTTTGTCGGTGGTGTTACCGTGACCAATGCAACCCTGCATAACGCCGATGAAATCGCCCGCAAGGATGTGCGCATCGGCGATACCGTGATCGTGCGCCGCGCCGGCGATGTGATTCCGGAAGTGGTGGCGGTGGTAACGGAAAAACGCCCACTAGGTGCTTTGGTATTTACCATGCCGGCGCATTGTCCGGTGTGCGGCGCAAAAGCGGTGCGTTTGCCGGACGAGGCGGTGGCACGCTGCACCGGCGGCTTGTTTTGTCCGGCGCAACGTAAGCAGGCGCTGTTGCATTTTGCCTCGCGCCGCGCGATGGATATCGACGGTCTCGGCGAGAAATTGGTCGAGCAAATGGTCGATCAAGCGATCGTGCGCACACCGGCGGATTTGTACCGGCTGGGAATCGCCGCACTGGCGAATTTGGAGCGCATGGCGGATAAATCGGCGAGCAATATTTTCAATGCAATTGAAAAAAGCAAGCACACCACATTGGCGCGATTTATTTATGCACTCGGTATCCGCAATGTCGGCGAGGCGACTGCAAAGGATTTGGCGGCGCATTTGGGCAGTTTGGACCGGTTGATGGCAGTCGATAGCGAGCGCTTGCAGCAGATTCCTGATGTCGGCCCGGTGGTGGCGCAGAGTATCGCCGATTTCTTCGCCGAAGCGCATAATCGCGAAGTGATCGAGCAGTTGCGCGCTAGCGGCGTGCACTGGGATGAGCACGCAGGAAAACCGGTTTCAACCGCTGCTGCGACGCCGTTAGGCGGAAAAACGTTTGTGCTGACGGGAACGCTGCCAACGATGAGCCGCGAGCAGGCGAAAGAAAAAATCGAAGCGCTGGGCGGCAAAGTCAGCGGCAGTGTCTCGAAGAAAACCGATTATGTCGTCGTCGGCGCCGATCCCGGCAGCAAATATGACAAGGCTGTGAATTTGGGTATCCCCATTCTGGATGAAGCAGGATTGGCAGCGTTACTCGAACCGCTGATGGCCATGCGTGAAGAGTGA
- a CDS encoding peptide deformylase: protein MAIRSVLRMGDPVLLQTAKPVERFDTAELHELIQDMQDTMVYLNGAGLAAPQIGVSLQVVIFGFEQNPRYPHAEEVPFTVLINPQLAPLADDKEDDWEGCLSVPGMRGMVPRYKQLRYHGVDQYGKTIDRSVSGFHARVVQHECDHLQGILYPMRIKDFRLFGFTDVLFPGQGIVDD, encoded by the coding sequence ATGGCCATTAGATCCGTACTGAGAATGGGCGATCCGGTGCTGCTGCAAACCGCTAAACCGGTCGAACGGTTCGATACTGCCGAGCTGCATGAGTTGATTCAGGACATGCAGGATACCATGGTGTATCTCAATGGTGCCGGTTTGGCCGCGCCGCAGATCGGCGTGAGTCTGCAGGTGGTGATTTTCGGTTTTGAGCAGAATCCGCGCTACCCGCACGCCGAAGAAGTACCTTTCACCGTGCTGATCAACCCGCAATTGGCGCCGCTGGCGGATGACAAAGAAGACGATTGGGAGGGCTGTCTCAGCGTTCCCGGCATGCGCGGCATGGTGCCGCGTTACAAGCAGTTGCGTTATCACGGCGTGGATCAATACGGTAAAACGATTGACCGCAGCGTCAGCGGTTTTCATGCACGCGTGGTGCAGCACGAATGCGATCATCTGCAAGGCATTTTGTATCCGATGCGCATCAAGGATTTCCGCTTGTTCGGGTTTACCGATGTGCTGTTTCCGGGGCAGGGGATTGTGGATGATTAG
- a CDS encoding DUF2914 domain-containing protein, whose protein sequence is MSDNKLKIRIQIQQPQPQAIEALYPEPEVTYEQTLDWNKIVIAALLMLSLLGLVGYLLFAGDDGEKTPADNTTAVIPGDVALQEKAEPQPGPANGTTGTQSGALINAQKPPSEPVKPKAANNSAQPVVIPAKKPPFNSTAHPSDSAGKKIPKTAVQTKPKKTSDQTEVVRAQLSHAIEAREPVDSIDTVQLQPGESKPVYFYLHLKNLQGKNIHIDWYHNDKLDSKLNLHVRSNNWRTHASKQLDQRRLGAWRVELIDESGNRLATRNFTVTQQ, encoded by the coding sequence ATGAGCGACAATAAATTAAAAATCCGCATTCAAATCCAGCAACCGCAGCCGCAAGCCATCGAAGCGCTTTATCCCGAACCGGAGGTTACTTACGAACAAACGCTGGATTGGAATAAAATCGTCATCGCGGCGCTGCTCATGCTATCCCTGCTGGGCTTGGTCGGCTATTTGCTGTTTGCTGGCGATGACGGCGAGAAAACCCCGGCGGATAATACAACCGCTGTGATTCCCGGAGATGTCGCGCTGCAGGAAAAAGCCGAACCGCAACCCGGCCCAGCGAACGGTACAACCGGGACGCAATCCGGCGCATTGATCAACGCACAAAAACCGCCGTCCGAGCCTGTCAAACCCAAGGCTGCGAACAATTCAGCGCAGCCCGTTGTGATACCGGCCAAAAAACCGCCGTTCAATTCAACGGCCCACCCATCCGACAGCGCCGGAAAAAAGATCCCCAAAACCGCTGTACAAACGAAGCCGAAAAAAACATCCGATCAGACGGAAGTTGTCCGGGCGCAATTGAGTCATGCCATCGAAGCGCGCGAACCGGTCGATTCGATTGACACCGTGCAATTGCAACCGGGTGAGTCCAAACCGGTTTACTTTTACTTGCACTTAAAAAACCTGCAAGGGAAAAATATCCACATCGATTGGTACCACAATGACAAACTGGATTCAAAGTTGAATCTGCATGTGCGCAGTAACAATTGGCGCACGCATGCCAGCAAGCAACTGGATCAGCGGCGGCTCGGCGCATGGCGCGTCGAATTGATCGATGAATCGGGAAACCGGCTGGCGACCCGCAACTTTACCGTCACTCAGCAGTAA